Proteins from a single region of Akkermansiaceae bacterium:
- the ureG gene encoding urease accessory protein UreG, whose protein sequence is MPAPTTDSSFPETPRRPFRLGVGGPVGSGKTMCVLRLSQWLKDEISLAVITNDIYTREDAEFLLRANVLPADRVIGVETGGCPHTAIRDDTSMNMAAVVDLENRHPDLKLILIESGGDNLSATFSPELVDAYIYVIDVAEGDKIPRKGGPAIRTSDLLLINKTELAPYVGADLDIMARDAKIQRGDRPFLFADLKSEKGKDDLIHWLKHEYLFV, encoded by the coding sequence ATGCCCGCGCCAACCACCGACTCTTCATTTCCTGAAACCCCGCGCCGTCCGTTCCGCCTCGGCGTCGGCGGCCCCGTCGGTTCCGGAAAGACCATGTGCGTCCTCCGCCTCAGCCAATGGTTGAAGGACGAGATCTCCCTCGCCGTCATCACCAATGACATCTACACCCGCGAGGACGCCGAGTTTCTCCTCCGTGCCAACGTCCTGCCCGCCGACCGCGTCATCGGCGTGGAGACCGGCGGCTGCCCGCACACCGCCATCCGTGACGACACCAGCATGAACATGGCCGCCGTCGTCGATCTGGAGAACCGCCACCCGGACCTGAAGCTCATCCTCATCGAGAGCGGCGGCGACAATCTCTCCGCCACCTTCTCCCCCGAGCTGGTCGATGCCTACATCTACGTCATCGACGTCGCCGAAGGTGACAAGATCCCGCGCAAGGGCGGCCCCGCCATCCGCACCAGCGACCTCCTGCTCATCAACAAGACCGAGCTGGCACCCTACGTCGGTGCGGACCTCGACATCATGGCCCGCGACGCGAAGATCCAGCGCGGCGACCGGCCCTTCCTCTTCGCCGACCTCAAGTCCGAGAAGGGGAAGGACGACCTCATCCACTGGCTGAAGCACGAGTATTTGTTTGTCTAG
- a CDS encoding transposase, whose amino-acid sequence MSHKGIHDRGYLPHWDFDGSLQAVTFRLADSVPAKVICGWRCELQTLLESSDKPTSQKAALELQRRIAKYEDAGYGSCLLARHAPIIQNLLIADHYSSYKLIEWCIMPNHVHVLIRLLDGQPLGNLVKKWKASSAIQINRIENRTGSLWAPDYHDRFIRDFDHYYNAIAYIRNNPVKARLCSSPTDYLWSGIGQNWTAEFIPPLNRSNAE is encoded by the coding sequence ATGTCCCACAAAGGCATCCATGACCGGGGTTATCTGCCCCACTGGGATTTCGATGGTTCCCTCCAGGCGGTCACCTTCCGGCTCGCGGATTCCGTGCCGGCAAAAGTCATCTGCGGTTGGCGCTGCGAGCTTCAAACCCTGCTGGAGAGTTCTGACAAGCCGACTTCACAGAAAGCGGCCCTCGAACTCCAGCGACGGATCGCCAAGTATGAGGACGCTGGCTATGGATCATGCCTCCTCGCCCGCCACGCCCCCATCATCCAGAATCTCCTGATCGCGGATCACTATTCCTCCTACAAGCTGATTGAGTGGTGCATCATGCCCAACCATGTCCATGTATTGATCCGGCTTCTTGATGGCCAGCCGTTGGGCAATCTGGTCAAGAAGTGGAAGGCGTCATCCGCGATCCAGATCAACCGGATCGAGAACCGGACAGGTTCGCTATGGGCACCCGACTACCATGACCGCTTCATCCGCGATTTCGACCACTACTACAATGCCATCGCCTACATCCGCAACAACCCGGTGAAAGCCCGCCTCTGTTCTTCACCCACCGACTACCTTTGGAGCGGCATCGGCCAAAATTGGACCGCGGAATTCATTCCGCCCCTCAACCGAAGCAATGCGGAATGA
- a CDS encoding urease accessory protein UreD: MNSAVPVTNTALTGHLQLRCEARADGTPYIPQQSFRAPIHLSKSHVDAGCVVQTIVNPTAGFFDGDLLECDISVGEGARLVLSTPSSSRVYPTRTGKAARNLQRFHVEKDGFLEWIPEPFIPHAGASYFQKTDIHLHPDASLLLFDWIAPGRVAMGEIFAYRNLRWELDLHVDDVLISRERYDLDPATQSLEALKAKFPAAHYLSVYAAGDFSKNWPAAELDALGGDDTYLGHGPLPGNLHVIRALCRDSLAARRLLENMRGILYAASGHDAPKLGRIFL; encoded by the coding sequence ATGAATTCCGCGGTCCCAGTCACCAACACCGCCCTCACCGGCCACCTCCAGCTCCGCTGCGAGGCGCGGGCGGATGGCACGCCCTACATCCCGCAGCAGAGTTTCCGCGCTCCCATCCACCTCAGCAAATCCCACGTGGACGCGGGGTGCGTGGTGCAGACCATCGTCAACCCGACCGCAGGGTTCTTCGACGGCGACCTGCTTGAATGCGACATCTCTGTCGGCGAAGGCGCGCGGCTGGTCCTCAGCACGCCATCCTCGTCCCGCGTCTATCCCACCCGCACGGGAAAGGCCGCCCGCAACCTGCAGCGGTTCCATGTGGAGAAAGACGGCTTCCTGGAGTGGATCCCGGAGCCGTTCATCCCCCACGCGGGCGCGAGCTATTTCCAGAAAACCGACATCCATCTCCATCCGGATGCCTCGCTGTTGCTGTTCGACTGGATCGCCCCCGGGCGGGTGGCGATGGGCGAGATCTTCGCCTACCGCAACCTTCGGTGGGAGCTGGACCTGCATGTGGACGACGTCCTCATTTCCCGCGAGCGATACGACCTCGATCCCGCCACACAGAGCTTGGAAGCACTGAAGGCGAAGTTCCCCGCCGCCCACTACCTGTCCGTCTACGCCGCCGGGGATTTCTCGAAAAACTGGCCCGCCGCCGAACTCGACGCATTGGGCGGAGATGACACCTACCTCGGCCACGGTCCGTTGCCGGGAAATCTCCACGTCATCCGCGCACTCTGCCGTGACAGCCTCGCGGCGCGCCGCCTGCTGGAGAACATGCGTGGCATCCTCTACGCCGCCTCCGGCCATGACGCGCCTAAGCTCGGGCGGATCTTCCTCTGA
- a CDS encoding TIM barrel protein, with protein sequence MRILLAVFLLCSSLAASARDLSLLAKENLAAWCIVPFDSKKRGPVERAEMLERLGITKLAYDWRVEHLPTFDAEVEAMKAHGIEISAWWMSRGTDETNKRIFEVIARHQIHPQLWVLIDEPKVDGQKAKVKAAAEQIRPIAEEGKRLGCKVALYNHGGWFGEPENQLAIIKELGMENVGIVYNFHHAHGHMERFPELFAAMKPHLLALNLNGMVKDGDKVGKKILPIGDGDREQAMIDAVLASGWKGPVGVLCHLDQDAEVILKGNLDGLEKVRTKLAE encoded by the coding sequence ATGAGAATCCTGCTCGCTGTCTTTCTGCTGTGTTCGTCGCTCGCCGCGTCCGCGCGGGATCTTTCCCTGCTCGCAAAGGAGAACCTCGCGGCGTGGTGCATCGTCCCTTTCGACTCAAAGAAGCGCGGGCCGGTGGAGCGGGCGGAGATGCTGGAGCGGCTGGGCATCACGAAGCTGGCCTACGATTGGAGGGTGGAACACCTGCCCACCTTCGATGCGGAGGTGGAGGCGATGAAGGCCCATGGCATAGAGATCAGCGCGTGGTGGATGTCCCGCGGAACGGATGAGACGAACAAGCGCATTTTCGAAGTCATCGCCCGCCACCAGATCCACCCGCAGCTCTGGGTGCTGATCGATGAGCCGAAGGTGGACGGCCAGAAGGCGAAGGTGAAGGCGGCGGCGGAACAGATCCGCCCGATCGCGGAGGAAGGAAAGCGGCTGGGCTGCAAGGTGGCGCTCTACAACCACGGTGGCTGGTTCGGCGAGCCGGAGAACCAGCTCGCCATCATCAAGGAGCTGGGGATGGAGAACGTGGGCATCGTTTATAATTTCCACCATGCCCACGGCCACATGGAGCGGTTCCCGGAATTGTTCGCGGCGATGAAGCCGCACCTGCTGGCGCTGAACCTGAACGGGATGGTCAAGGATGGTGACAAGGTCGGGAAAAAGATCCTGCCCATCGGCGACGGGGACCGGGAGCAGGCGATGATCGATGCGGTGCTGGCCAGCGGCTGGAAAGGTCCGGTCGGTGTGTTGTGCCATCTCGACCAGGACGCGGAGGTGATCCTGAAAGGGAATCTCGACGGGCTGGAGAAGGTGCGGACGAAGTTGGCGGAGTAG
- a CDS encoding PEP-CTERM sorting domain-containing protein (PEP-CTERM proteins occur, often in large numbers, in the proteomes of bacteria that also encode an exosortase, a predicted intramembrane cysteine proteinase. The presence of a PEP-CTERM domain at a protein's C-terminus predicts cleavage within the sorting domain, followed by covalent anchoring to some some component of the (usually Gram-negative) cell surface. Many PEP-CTERM proteins exhibit an unusual sequence composition that includes large numbers of potential glycosylation sites. Expression of one such protein has been shown restore the ability of a bacterium to form floc, a type of biofilm.) yields the protein MKAVIVPLSILLCASAAVRAATVQALFTAQTQNSSNTAVTGYSANVSANTFPVAPTLVRAGSGNSSGNQGNGGASSYTDFNGYVWVGDGGTSSTGRSFNWVNGSANNSLTITINMAGLQDLTIAMAIRTAAELGTVVSAFSAIEYSVNGSAFSAATTGSGLNFPAAGSFGAFSLDLTSLAAIEDAASVQIRFSVPNIPANEAGVQNNTSVRIDNVLLTAQTIPEPSAAISVIASLGLLGLLRRRSA from the coding sequence ATGAAAGCCGTTATCGTTCCGCTGTCGATCCTCCTCTGTGCTTCCGCCGCCGTGCGTGCGGCCACCGTGCAGGCGCTGTTCACGGCGCAGACCCAGAATTCCAGCAACACGGCCGTTACCGGCTACTCCGCCAATGTGTCCGCGAACACGTTCCCCGTCGCGCCCACGCTGGTGAGGGCGGGCAGCGGTAATTCCTCCGGGAACCAGGGAAATGGCGGAGCTTCCAGCTACACGGACTTCAATGGCTATGTGTGGGTGGGGGACGGCGGCACGAGTTCCACGGGGCGGTCCTTCAACTGGGTAAACGGCTCGGCGAACAACTCGCTCACCATCACGATCAACATGGCGGGTCTCCAGGATCTGACCATCGCCATGGCCATCCGCACCGCGGCGGAACTGGGAACGGTCGTCAGTGCGTTCAGTGCGATCGAATACAGCGTGAACGGCTCCGCCTTTTCCGCGGCCACCACGGGGAGCGGCCTGAACTTCCCCGCGGCGGGTAGCTTTGGTGCCTTCAGCCTCGACCTGACATCGTTGGCTGCCATCGAGGACGCTGCCTCCGTGCAGATCCGGTTCTCCGTGCCGAACATCCCCGCCAACGAAGCGGGGGTGCAGAACAACACCTCCGTACGGATCGACAACGTGTTGCTCACCGCGCAGACGATCCCCGAGCCGTCCGCAGCCATTTCCGTCATCGCCTCGCTGGGCCTGCTCGGCCTGCTGCGCCGCCGTTCCGCCTGA
- a CDS encoding sensor histidine kinase, whose translation MPRPFHLLVCLAITGAVQAQPAAPLPLITEAKELHRLTRAEMLLPRQVKIRGIITYKRGDEFNDFAMQDATGGFIGDLQTAIPMTQSLQPGQEIEISGYTVIDPPPAPRISITEMKPGPIVGLPAPLPVTPQSLLGGAGLFSYVEFSGVIRSTRMERDLNPHRLVLDLGPPEQRLAVRIARFDDDTISRLTPDTRVRVRGTALAWTSVNLQPYSIFIGVHDAAQVEVLDGTRDPAHIPLTEFGKLVSAHPEGFDARREKLRGIVTLHWPGEAVVVQGSGGAIRAIPAGDTHLQVGDEVDVAGFSTAASGRVYLDEAVFEKVAPGRLPEAEEINASRLKVEAGVADREAHRVRVTGTLMEITRRDDNPLLKLEWHGRMFDVLMRAGATVPPDLRAGAKLEVTGVCHYQVGETARKFAIRLDGVEIHLADVADIRLLSAPPWWTPGRLAMVIAVILFILGLSLLWVVALRRRVAVRSAMLVREIRARHDTQLLVAERSRLAADLHDTLSQTLSGAALQMEIADSLDEPTAVSHRELARRLLDRSREDLRRAVWDLTPSVLLNQDLGGAFHSIAEEVSAEHTCEVRIDAGGPLPTLPERTRSHLLRVGQEAIHNAIRHGGAETVTVSLLHDDGVVFLRVEDDGAGFDPAQAPGPTDGHFGLSSMRNRIQRLGGTFTIRSSPRGTTVTATVPIPTMSEDP comes from the coding sequence ATGCCCCGCCCCTTCCATCTCCTGGTCTGTCTCGCCATCACGGGCGCGGTCCAGGCGCAGCCTGCGGCACCGCTGCCACTCATCACAGAGGCGAAGGAACTCCACCGGCTGACCCGCGCGGAGATGCTCCTGCCGCGGCAGGTGAAGATCAGGGGCATCATCACCTACAAGCGGGGGGACGAGTTCAATGACTTCGCCATGCAGGACGCGACCGGCGGCTTCATCGGGGATTTGCAGACCGCCATCCCCATGACCCAGTCCCTGCAGCCCGGGCAGGAAATCGAGATCAGCGGCTACACCGTGATCGATCCACCGCCCGCGCCGCGGATCAGCATCACGGAAATGAAGCCCGGCCCCATCGTCGGGCTTCCGGCTCCGCTGCCCGTCACCCCCCAGTCGCTGCTCGGCGGGGCGGGCCTTTTTTCCTACGTCGAGTTCAGCGGGGTCATCCGCAGCACCCGCATGGAAAGGGATCTGAATCCCCACCGGCTCGTCCTCGACCTCGGACCGCCGGAACAAAGGCTGGCGGTGAGGATCGCCCGCTTCGATGACGACACGATTTCCCGTCTCACGCCGGACACCCGCGTGCGCGTGCGCGGGACCGCACTGGCGTGGACCAGCGTGAACCTCCAGCCCTACTCCATCTTCATCGGCGTCCATGATGCCGCACAGGTGGAGGTGCTGGATGGCACACGGGACCCCGCCCACATCCCCCTCACGGAGTTCGGGAAACTGGTCTCCGCCCATCCGGAGGGCTTCGACGCCCGCCGGGAAAAGCTCCGCGGGATCGTGACGCTGCATTGGCCCGGGGAGGCCGTCGTCGTGCAGGGCAGCGGCGGTGCCATCCGGGCGATCCCCGCCGGTGACACCCACCTCCAGGTCGGTGACGAGGTGGATGTCGCCGGGTTTTCCACGGCGGCGAGCGGCCGCGTGTATCTGGATGAGGCGGTCTTTGAAAAGGTGGCGCCCGGCAGGCTGCCGGAGGCGGAGGAAATCAACGCGAGCCGCCTGAAGGTGGAGGCCGGGGTGGCGGACCGCGAGGCCCACCGCGTGCGGGTCACCGGCACGCTGATGGAGATCACCCGGCGGGATGACAACCCGCTGCTCAAGCTGGAATGGCATGGCCGCATGTTCGACGTGCTGATGCGCGCGGGCGCGACGGTGCCGCCGGACCTCCGTGCGGGCGCAAAGCTGGAGGTCACCGGCGTCTGCCACTACCAGGTCGGGGAAACCGCGCGCAAGTTCGCCATCCGGCTGGATGGGGTGGAGATCCACCTCGCGGACGTGGCGGATATCCGCCTGCTGTCCGCGCCTCCGTGGTGGACGCCCGGGCGGCTGGCCATGGTCATCGCCGTCATCCTTTTCATCCTCGGTCTTTCGCTGCTGTGGGTGGTCGCGCTGCGGCGGCGGGTGGCGGTGCGCAGCGCCATGCTGGTGCGGGAGATCCGCGCACGGCATGACACGCAGCTCCTGGTGGCGGAGCGGTCGCGGCTGGCCGCGGACCTGCATGACACGCTTTCCCAGACGTTGTCCGGTGCGGCCCTGCAGATGGAGATCGCCGACTCGCTGGATGAACCGACGGCGGTGTCCCACCGGGAACTCGCGCGCCGCCTGCTGGACCGCAGCCGCGAGGACCTCCGCCGCGCAGTGTGGGACCTGACGCCCAGCGTGCTGCTCAACCAGGACCTCGGCGGGGCTTTCCACTCCATCGCGGAGGAAGTCTCCGCGGAACATACCTGCGAAGTCCGGATCGATGCCGGCGGGCCGCTGCCCACGCTGCCGGAAAGAACGCGCTCCCACCTGCTGCGCGTCGGCCAGGAGGCCATCCACAACGCCATCCGCCACGGCGGCGCGGAAACGGTCACCGTCTCCCTCCTGCACGATGACGGCGTGGTCTTCCTCCGGGTCGAGGATGACGGCGCGGGATTCGACCCCGCGCAGGCACCCGGCCCCACGGACGGTCACTTCGGCCTCAGTTCCATGCGCAACCGCATCCAGCGGCTGGGCGGCACTTTCACCATCCGGTCCTCACCGCGCGGCACCACCGTCACCGCCACCGTCCCCATCCCCACGATGTCAGAAGATCCATGA
- a CDS encoding response regulator transcription factor has translation MKKRIRLLLADDHAIVLAGLTTLLSLEPGIEISATAENGEEAVTRYREARPDVALLDLRMPGMDGVEAAARILKEFPDARILILTTFESEEDIHRALQAGVLGYLLKESKRPDLLAAIHAVLAGNRWLPQPIARLAAERAKQPGLSARQLEVLDLVSKGLTNKEIGAILGFSAEGAKQHLHQIYQKLGVSTRAEATAEALKRGILRPD, from the coding sequence ATGAAAAAGCGCATCCGCCTCCTGCTCGCGGATGATCACGCGATCGTCCTCGCCGGCCTCACCACCCTGCTCTCGCTCGAACCGGGCATCGAGATCTCCGCCACCGCGGAGAACGGTGAGGAAGCGGTCACCCGCTACCGCGAAGCCCGGCCGGACGTCGCCCTGCTCGACCTCCGCATGCCCGGCATGGACGGCGTGGAAGCCGCGGCCCGCATCCTGAAGGAATTCCCCGACGCGCGCATCCTCATCCTCACCACCTTCGAGAGTGAGGAGGACATCCACCGCGCCCTGCAGGCAGGCGTGCTGGGCTACCTGCTGAAGGAGTCGAAGCGCCCGGACCTGCTGGCCGCCATCCACGCCGTGCTCGCCGGAAACCGCTGGCTGCCCCAGCCCATCGCCCGGCTCGCCGCGGAACGGGCGAAGCAGCCCGGACTTTCCGCACGCCAGCTCGAGGTGCTGGATCTGGTCTCGAAAGGCCTGACCAACAAGGAGATCGGTGCCATCCTCGGCTTCAGCGCGGAGGGGGCGAAGCAACATCTTCATCAGATTTACCAGAAACTCGGCGTATCCACCCGTGCCGAAGCCACCGCCGAAGCGCTCAAGCGCGGCATCCTCAGACCCGACTGA
- a CDS encoding FAD-dependent oxidoreductase — MRNTIALLTAAGIAAAAAQQNAETDVLVYSGVPCGIASAITAAREGAKVILIEPEKHVGGLSTSGINTAESEHMLKWTIGGFADEFYRELGKHYGKGDKPEYYFESSIAQQVYDAMLKNAGIEIRYGSPVDKVAKDGTRITSITLTDGSVISAKVFIDASYEGDLMARAGVDYRIGREAKAEFGEEAAGIRFDKTPRKAPTVDADGKLLPGISAWAKDLKEGDAHPAPMNYNFRFTIARDPALQVPFPEPKKYDPKRYTILANWLKQQTAAGEKTQFRDIIDPYKRRNGKFEMNNRQAAIFSLGHFGGQFEWADASYEKRKEIFDDHMEYSLGLIHFLRNDESVPENIREEAKSIGLHKDEFKDNGNIPYQLYVREARRMRGEYVVRQQDVQDERRKEDSIGISSHFIDSHHVQRVALSETEFVNEGRIWRLGYAYQIPYRSIIPKAAQASNLLVPGAASYTHVAFCTLRLESVWMITGHAAGIAASMAAKDKVDVQSVPVAKLQEKLRTQKQVVDFIEGQPEKCEKLNGPPEF; from the coding sequence ATGAGAAACACCATCGCCCTCCTCACCGCCGCAGGCATCGCGGCCGCAGCCGCCCAACAGAATGCGGAGACCGACGTGCTGGTCTACAGCGGCGTCCCCTGCGGCATCGCCTCCGCCATCACCGCCGCGCGCGAAGGAGCGAAGGTCATCCTCATCGAACCGGAAAAACACGTCGGCGGCCTCTCCACCAGCGGCATCAACACCGCCGAGTCGGAGCATATGCTGAAGTGGACCATCGGTGGATTCGCCGACGAGTTCTACCGCGAGTTGGGCAAGCACTACGGCAAGGGTGACAAGCCCGAATACTACTTCGAGTCCAGCATCGCGCAGCAGGTCTATGACGCCATGTTGAAGAACGCGGGCATCGAGATCCGCTACGGCTCCCCCGTGGACAAGGTGGCGAAGGATGGCACGCGCATCACCTCCATCACCCTCACCGACGGCTCCGTCATCTCCGCGAAGGTGTTCATCGACGCCAGCTATGAGGGCGACCTCATGGCCCGCGCCGGGGTGGACTACCGCATCGGCCGCGAGGCGAAGGCGGAGTTCGGCGAGGAAGCCGCCGGCATCCGCTTCGACAAAACCCCGCGCAAGGCACCGACCGTCGATGCCGACGGCAAGCTGCTCCCCGGCATCTCCGCATGGGCGAAGGACCTCAAGGAAGGCGATGCCCACCCTGCGCCGATGAACTACAACTTCCGTTTCACCATCGCCCGCGATCCCGCCCTCCAGGTGCCCTTCCCGGAGCCGAAAAAATACGACCCGAAGCGCTACACCATCCTCGCCAACTGGCTGAAGCAGCAGACCGCAGCCGGTGAGAAAACCCAGTTCCGCGACATCATCGACCCCTACAAGCGCCGCAACGGCAAGTTCGAGATGAACAACCGCCAGGCCGCCATCTTTTCGCTCGGCCACTTCGGCGGGCAGTTCGAATGGGCGGATGCCAGCTATGAAAAGCGGAAGGAAATCTTCGACGACCACATGGAATACTCGCTCGGCCTGATCCACTTCCTCCGCAACGACGAATCCGTTCCGGAAAACATCCGCGAGGAAGCGAAGTCCATCGGCCTCCACAAGGACGAGTTCAAGGACAACGGCAACATCCCCTACCAGCTCTATGTCCGTGAGGCACGGCGCATGCGAGGCGAGTATGTCGTCCGCCAGCAGGACGTGCAGGATGAGCGGAGGAAGGAAGACAGCATCGGCATCAGCAGCCACTTCATCGACAGCCACCACGTCCAACGCGTCGCCCTTTCCGAAACCGAGTTCGTCAACGAAGGCCGCATCTGGCGCCTGGGCTACGCCTACCAGATCCCCTACCGCTCCATCATCCCGAAGGCCGCACAGGCATCCAATCTGCTGGTCCCCGGTGCCGCCAGCTACACCCATGTCGCCTTCTGCACCCTGCGTCTCGAAAGCGTGTGGATGATCACCGGCCACGCCGCGGGCATCGCCGCCTCCATGGCCGCCAAGGACAAGGTGGACGTCCAGAGCGTCCCGGTCGCGAAGCTCCAGGAAAAGCTCCGGACGCAGAAGCAGGTCGTCGATTTCATCGAAGGCCAGCCCGAGAAGTGCGAGAAGCTCAACGGCCCGCCGGAGTTCTGA
- a CDS encoding putative DNA-binding domain-containing protein codes for MKPLDEMQREFFAAIQMPLRGTSRESTELAPSDEGHAEEFLAKARELMKPGQNLSSEERLELYHRQYWFRVLDSVAEDFPVLRKMAGEQVFWDLMEAYMMACPSGSFTLRHLGRKMPEFVAGWDALDETERRWFSALARIEYAYMEIFEAADWEPVAPEQLAMAVLGLQPHVILLELPVRADLCEEWESFAPVEEAVTRLAIWRGENRGRLQCRLDDVEYELLLRLRKGGTLVDLFAEPASREPEPEEISAWFTSWQERGWIATAPEGDVVDFMPARKQAVEEMDWNGLDKMGSQAVAMGEEEP; via the coding sequence ATGAAGCCGCTTGATGAAATGCAGCGCGAGTTTTTCGCCGCCATCCAGATGCCGTTGCGCGGCACCAGCCGGGAAAGCACCGAGCTGGCTCCGAGCGACGAGGGCCACGCGGAGGAGTTCCTGGCGAAGGCGCGGGAGCTGATGAAGCCGGGGCAGAACCTTTCCTCGGAGGAACGGCTGGAGCTTTACCACCGCCAGTATTGGTTCCGGGTGCTGGATTCCGTGGCGGAGGATTTTCCGGTGCTGCGGAAGATGGCGGGGGAGCAGGTGTTCTGGGACCTGATGGAGGCGTACATGATGGCATGTCCGTCCGGCAGCTTCACCCTGCGGCACCTCGGGCGGAAGATGCCGGAGTTCGTCGCGGGCTGGGACGCGTTGGATGAAACGGAGCGGCGGTGGTTTTCCGCGCTCGCACGGATCGAGTACGCCTACATGGAGATTTTCGAGGCGGCGGACTGGGAGCCGGTCGCGCCGGAGCAACTGGCCATGGCGGTGCTGGGCCTGCAGCCGCATGTCATCCTGCTGGAGCTGCCCGTGCGCGCGGACCTGTGCGAAGAGTGGGAGTCGTTCGCTCCGGTGGAGGAAGCCGTTACCCGGCTGGCCATCTGGCGCGGGGAGAACCGCGGGCGGCTGCAGTGCCGTCTGGACGATGTGGAGTACGAGTTGCTGTTGCGGCTGCGGAAAGGCGGCACGCTGGTGGACCTCTTCGCGGAACCCGCGAGCCGCGAACCGGAGCCGGAGGAAATTTCCGCATGGTTCACAAGCTGGCAGGAGCGGGGATGGATCGCCACCGCACCGGAAGGGGATGTGGTGGACTTCATGCCTGCGAGGAAGCAGGCGGTGGAGGAAATGGACTGGAACGGTCTCGACAAGATGGGGTCACAGGCGGTGGCGATGGGGGAGGAAGAACCATGA
- a CDS encoding DUF692 domain-containing protein → MSASKFTGGVELATGIGLRVPHYQHILSEKPAVGWFEIISENYMVEGGRALEVLDMILEQYRVVQHGVGLYPGNAGGVSRDHLQRLKRLVRRTKTPWVSDHLCWGSVDGRMSHDLLPIPFTFEAARKTAENLKMVQDFLETPLAMENVSSYGEFNGNEMTEWEFLAEVCELADVGILLDVNNIYVSSINNGFDPLEYVNFVPPERVAQIHIAGHSRYERFIVDTHDHPVIDPVWKLYERAIERCGHVATLLEWDGRIPSFEEVWTEARKSETWRASAMEKRGGYEAA, encoded by the coding sequence ATGAGCGCGTCGAAATTCACCGGCGGAGTGGAGCTTGCCACGGGCATCGGCCTGCGGGTGCCGCACTACCAGCACATCCTTTCGGAAAAACCGGCGGTCGGGTGGTTCGAGATCATTTCGGAAAACTACATGGTGGAGGGCGGGCGCGCGCTGGAGGTGCTGGACATGATCCTGGAGCAGTACCGCGTGGTCCAGCACGGGGTGGGCCTGTACCCGGGAAATGCGGGCGGCGTGAGCAGGGACCACCTGCAGCGGTTGAAGCGGCTGGTCCGACGGACGAAGACACCCTGGGTGTCCGACCACCTTTGCTGGGGCAGTGTGGATGGCCGCATGAGCCATGACCTGCTCCCCATCCCGTTCACCTTCGAGGCCGCGCGGAAGACGGCGGAGAACCTGAAGATGGTGCAGGACTTTCTGGAGACGCCGCTGGCGATGGAAAACGTGAGCAGCTACGGCGAGTTCAACGGCAACGAGATGACCGAGTGGGAATTCCTCGCGGAGGTGTGCGAGCTGGCGGACGTGGGCATCCTGCTCGACGTGAACAACATCTATGTTTCGTCCATCAACAACGGGTTCGATCCGCTGGAGTATGTCAATTTCGTGCCGCCGGAGCGGGTGGCGCAGATCCACATCGCGGGGCACTCGCGTTATGAGAGGTTCATCGTGGACACGCATGACCACCCGGTGATCGATCCGGTGTGGAAGCTCTATGAACGTGCCATCGAACGGTGCGGGCATGTCGCCACGCTGCTGGAGTGGGACGGACGGATCCCTTCGTTCGAGGAAGTGTGGACGGAGGCGCGGAAGTCGGAAACATGGCGGGCGTCCGCGATGGAGAAGAGAGGGGGTTATGAAGCCGCTTGA